A single genomic interval of Dyella sp. GSA-30 harbors:
- a CDS encoding DegT/DnrJ/EryC1/StrS family aminotransferase yields MRELPPTAGLPLNVTDLRPGSADFAAQATAWLGTPPLQLECSGTAALVVTLHAMRKLKPERHEVVVPAWTCPLVALAIHRAGLVPRLCDLAPDHYDMDAEQLAAVTGPDTLAIVPTHIAGRVADVHTSNTIARRAGAFVIEDAAQATGARQDGRSVGLLGDAGFFSLAVGKGLTLFEGGLLTARDSAMRDALMASHNDIIHADPRMDRQRALELTGYALMYRPSLLSLVYGNPLRKALAANDPVAAVGDDFGPDIPLHTVSRWRQAVGARALPRLHGFLQETRKQAQRRLERLRRIPGIVAFDDAAGDEGVWPFLLLLMPSETARDAALKELWTAGLGVSRLFIHALPDYGYLRDIVAPTALPRARDFAARSLTISNSLWLRDSEFARICDVLERTASG; encoded by the coding sequence ATGCGCGAACTTCCGCCGACTGCCGGACTTCCGCTCAACGTCACTGACCTGCGTCCGGGCAGCGCGGATTTCGCCGCGCAAGCCACCGCATGGCTCGGCACACCGCCGTTGCAACTGGAATGCTCGGGAACAGCGGCGCTGGTCGTCACGCTGCATGCCATGCGCAAGCTCAAGCCCGAACGACATGAAGTGGTCGTACCGGCCTGGACCTGTCCGCTGGTCGCACTGGCCATTCATCGCGCCGGCTTGGTACCGCGCCTTTGCGATCTTGCACCGGATCACTACGACATGGACGCCGAACAGCTGGCGGCCGTCACGGGTCCTGACACGCTGGCGATCGTACCCACGCATATCGCCGGCCGCGTCGCTGACGTCCATACCTCCAACACGATCGCGCGACGCGCCGGTGCCTTCGTCATCGAGGACGCCGCACAAGCTACCGGTGCGCGCCAGGATGGTCGCAGCGTCGGCCTGCTAGGCGATGCGGGCTTCTTCAGTCTGGCGGTCGGCAAAGGGCTGACCCTGTTCGAGGGAGGCCTGCTGACGGCACGCGATTCGGCCATGCGCGATGCGCTTATGGCCAGCCACAACGACATCATTCACGCCGACCCGCGCATGGACCGGCAACGCGCGCTGGAACTGACGGGCTACGCCTTGATGTATCGGCCGTCGCTGCTGTCGCTGGTCTATGGCAATCCGTTGCGCAAGGCGCTGGCCGCGAACGACCCCGTGGCCGCCGTCGGCGACGATTTCGGCCCTGATATTCCCTTGCATACCGTCAGTCGCTGGCGACAGGCGGTCGGCGCACGTGCGCTGCCGCGACTGCATGGTTTTTTGCAGGAGACACGCAAGCAGGCACAACGGCGACTTGAACGGTTGCGCCGCATTCCCGGCATCGTCGCATTCGACGATGCCGCCGGCGATGAAGGCGTGTGGCCATTCCTCTTGCTGTTGATGCCCAGCGAAACGGCACGCGACGCGGCACTGAAAGAACTCTGGACCGCCGGCCTGGGCGTCAGCCGGCTGTTTATCCACGCCCTGCCCGACTATGGGTATCTGCGCGACATCGTCGCACCGACCGCATTGCCGCGAGCGCGCGACTTCGCCGCACGTTCACTGACCATCAGCAACAGCCTGTGGCTGCGCGATAGCGAATTCGCGCGCATCTGCGACGTGCTGGAACGCACTGCCTCAGGCTAG
- a CDS encoding GNAT family N-acetyltransferase: protein MRYLNQLEPDALVAKFAEHPPVDFRVLDAAGTPAFAAAFDLLTTADAPVRKRMLAAPGYRWWGRLLRWRTTFVGTTVSEYALFPRDANADTLPGALRQAIGRQQRLSVVKDIPSVSPLLDDASNHWNQAFADACANEGFILLEGQALAYVPIDFANEDEYLARLSSGRRKDIRRKLRKREQVEVEVVRCGDACFAADALVDQFYALYENVYAQSEIHFDRLSRDFFAAVLRDAAVNGVIFVYRHEEAMIGWNICFVVDGKLIDKYVGFVYPAAREHNLYFTSWFHNLAWARERGLTHYVAGWTDPEIKSYLGAKFTLTRHAIYLRNPLLRALARRLGRFFESDSQWATHEQA from the coding sequence GTGCGGTACCTGAATCAGCTCGAGCCCGACGCCCTGGTGGCGAAGTTCGCCGAGCATCCTCCTGTCGATTTTCGTGTGCTGGATGCGGCGGGTACGCCGGCCTTCGCCGCGGCCTTCGATCTGTTGACGACTGCCGACGCCCCGGTGCGCAAGCGCATGCTGGCTGCACCGGGATACCGCTGGTGGGGACGCCTCTTGCGCTGGCGCACGACCTTTGTCGGCACTACGGTTTCCGAATACGCCTTGTTCCCCCGCGATGCGAACGCCGATACGTTGCCCGGTGCCTTGCGCCAGGCCATCGGCAGGCAGCAGCGACTCTCGGTCGTCAAGGACATCCCTTCGGTGTCGCCTTTGCTCGACGATGCCAGCAATCACTGGAACCAGGCGTTTGCAGACGCTTGCGCGAACGAGGGCTTCATTTTGCTCGAAGGCCAGGCATTGGCCTATGTGCCCATCGACTTTGCGAACGAGGACGAATACCTCGCCCGTCTTTCCTCGGGACGCCGAAAGGATATACGCCGCAAGTTGCGCAAGCGCGAACAGGTCGAGGTGGAGGTCGTGCGCTGCGGGGATGCGTGCTTCGCTGCCGATGCGCTGGTGGACCAATTTTATGCTTTATATGAAAACGTCTATGCACAGAGCGAAATCCATTTCGATCGGCTGAGCCGCGACTTCTTCGCCGCTGTGTTACGCGATGCAGCGGTGAACGGCGTGATTTTCGTCTACCGCCATGAAGAGGCGATGATCGGTTGGAACATCTGTTTTGTGGTCGACGGCAAGTTGATCGACAAATACGTCGGCTTTGTCTATCCCGCCGCACGCGAGCACAATCTGTACTTCACCAGCTGGTTTCACAACCTGGCCTGGGCGCGCGAACGTGGCCTGACCCACTATGTCGCCGGCTGGACCGATCCCGAGATCAAATCCTATCTCGGCGCAAAATTTACCCTGACCCGGCACGCGATCTATTTGCGCAATCCGTTATTGCGCGCACTGGCGCGGCGACTTGGCCGATTCTTTGAAAGCGACAGCCAATGGGCGACGCATGAGCAAGCGTGA
- a CDS encoding phosphopantetheine-binding protein, protein MSTQQETFEIIAKQAKIDIDTIKVESTLKDLGIASLDAIEVIFDLEEHFDVTLPNEDTDFDNGTVGHLVEAIDRQLAAKNAG, encoded by the coding sequence ATGAGTACACAGCAGGAAACGTTCGAGATCATCGCCAAACAGGCCAAGATCGACATCGACACCATCAAGGTCGAGTCGACCCTGAAAGACCTGGGCATCGCCTCCCTCGACGCCATCGAAGTGATCTTCGACCTGGAAGAACATTTCGACGTCACCTTGCCCAACGAAGATACGGACTTCGACAATGGCACCGTCGGCCATCTGGTCGAAGCGATCGATCGGCAGCTCGCGGCCAAGAACGCCGGATAA